In Corynebacterium aquatimens, one genomic interval encodes:
- a CDS encoding alpha,alpha-trehalose-phosphate synthase (UDP-forming), with protein sequence MTAYDFVVVANRLPVDRVEGRWVASPGGLVTALAPVLQKHTGCWVGWPGEPGADFPPFENDGLALHPVVLDEHDYEAFYEGFSNSTLWPLYHDLIVTPIYDASWWECYREVNHKFARATADVAAPGATVWVQDYQLQLVPGLLKEMRPDLRIGFFLHIPFPATDLFRQLPWRDEILRGLQGADLIGFQRTRDEENFSSLSGACDGMRTGTFPISIDTSAYPRASAEDIARVRDAVGNAKTIMLGVDRLDYTKGILQRLNALEELLEAGAIENVAMIQVATPSRERIGSYRTTRSAVEEAVGRINGRHGSIGRPVVHYHHHQIARDELRAYYSTADVMLVTPFKDGMNLVAKEYVACHPDGSGALVLSEFAGAAVELHRAHLCNPFDIESIKAAITRAVEEQGTDAARDAMTAMNTHVNQHDVARWAGSFLEGLADA encoded by the coding sequence ATGACCGCGTATGACTTCGTGGTGGTGGCCAACCGGTTGCCGGTAGACAGAGTGGAGGGGCGCTGGGTGGCGTCCCCTGGCGGGTTGGTCACCGCGTTGGCGCCGGTTTTGCAGAAGCACACGGGGTGCTGGGTCGGCTGGCCGGGAGAACCCGGGGCGGACTTCCCGCCGTTTGAAAATGACGGTTTGGCGTTGCACCCAGTCGTTCTAGATGAGCACGACTATGAGGCGTTTTATGAGGGCTTTTCCAATTCCACCCTGTGGCCGCTCTACCACGACCTGATTGTCACGCCGATCTATGACGCCTCCTGGTGGGAGTGCTACCGCGAGGTGAATCACAAGTTCGCCCGTGCCACTGCGGATGTGGCTGCACCGGGGGCCACGGTATGGGTGCAGGATTACCAGTTGCAGCTTGTTCCGGGCTTGCTCAAAGAGATGCGGCCTGACTTGAGGATCGGGTTCTTTTTGCATATCCCCTTCCCCGCCACTGATTTGTTCCGTCAGCTCCCGTGGCGTGATGAAATCTTGCGTGGATTGCAGGGGGCGGACTTAATCGGTTTCCAGAGGACACGGGATGAGGAGAATTTCTCGTCGTTAAGCGGTGCATGCGATGGAATGCGCACTGGGACTTTCCCGATTTCCATTGACACCTCTGCCTACCCGCGGGCCAGCGCGGAGGACATCGCGCGCGTGCGCGACGCGGTGGGGAACGCGAAGACGATCATGCTGGGTGTGGACCGCCTTGATTACACGAAGGGGATCTTGCAGCGGCTGAATGCGCTGGAAGAGCTGCTGGAGGCCGGGGCGATCGAGAATGTTGCGATGATCCAGGTGGCCACGCCGTCGCGGGAGCGCATCGGTAGTTACCGCACGACGCGCTCAGCGGTGGAAGAGGCCGTGGGGCGCATCAACGGTAGGCACGGGTCAATCGGGCGTCCGGTGGTGCACTATCACCACCACCAGATCGCGCGCGATGAGCTGCGGGCCTACTACTCGACGGCGGATGTCATGCTGGTCACTCCGTTCAAAGACGGGATGAACCTGGTGGCCAAGGAGTACGTCGCGTGCCACCCAGACGGCAGCGGCGCGCTGGTGCTGTCGGAGTTCGCGGGTGCGGCGGTTGAGTTGCACCGTGCGCATTTGTGTAACCCCTTTGACATTGAGTCAATCAAGGCTGCGATCACGCGCGCGGTCGAAGAGCAAGGAACAGATGCCGCGCGCGACGCCATGACCGCGATGAACACCCACGTTAATCAGCACGATGTGGCGCGGTGGGCCGGTAGCTTCCTCGAGGGTTTGGCGGATGCTTGA
- a CDS encoding response regulator transcription factor, with product MPDTPTPQNVKVLVVDDEPNIVELLTVSLKFQGFEVEAVGSGQEALEVARKFAPDAYILDVMMPGMDGFELLGKLRAEGLDAPVLFLTAKDAVEDRIHGLTIGADDYVTKPFSLEEVITRLRVILRRGNVTEDGGQDSTIRYADLTLNDDTHEVTKAGEIIELSPTEFNLLRYLMLNAEVVLSKAKILDNVWHYDFGGDGNVVESYISYLRRKVDTGDVPLIHTVRGVGYVLRTPRQ from the coding sequence ATGCCTGACACACCTACCCCACAGAACGTGAAAGTTCTGGTTGTTGATGATGAGCCGAACATCGTTGAACTTCTCACCGTGTCCCTGAAATTCCAGGGCTTTGAGGTTGAGGCTGTGGGTTCCGGCCAGGAAGCGCTTGAGGTAGCGCGAAAGTTCGCACCGGATGCGTACATTCTGGACGTGATGATGCCCGGGATGGACGGCTTTGAGCTACTGGGCAAGCTGCGTGCTGAGGGGTTGGATGCGCCGGTGCTGTTCCTGACCGCGAAGGACGCGGTGGAGGACCGTATTCACGGCCTGACCATTGGTGCGGATGATTACGTGACCAAGCCGTTCTCCCTCGAAGAGGTCATCACTCGCCTGCGCGTTATTCTTCGCCGCGGCAACGTCACGGAGGACGGGGGTCAAGATTCCACGATCCGTTACGCAGACCTCACGCTTAACGACGACACGCATGAGGTGACCAAGGCCGGTGAGATCATCGAGCTCTCGCCCACGGAGTTCAACCTGCTGCGCTACCTGATGCTCAACGCAGAGGTGGTTCTGTCGAAGGCGAAGATCCTAGACAACGTATGGCACTACGACTTCGGTGGTGACGGCAACGTCGTGGAGTCCTACATCTCCTACCTTCGACGCAAGGTTGACACCGGCGATGTACCGCTCATCCACACGGTCCGCGGCGTCGGCTACGTGCTGCGCACCCCGCGCCAGTAA
- the otsB gene encoding trehalose-phosphatase, whose protein sequence is MLEIDEAVGRLATAPRLLVCTDFDGTICELGPDAYAVTPDPRALAALSALAGMADTTVTVLSGRHVEGLRQVCPLEPPVVFVGSHGAESSGHVAALSPELKAQLADIERRLEAITSGNEPAFVEAKPFSRVLHVAALAEVDPTRAQMLIDEAYGLSRALPEGVSVTPGHNIMEFSVAKATKGSWLAEAKRAYDSAVFVGDDVTDETAFAVLGPHDVGIKVGVGETAAGMRLPDVDAVAAFFSALAATRGR, encoded by the coding sequence ATGCTTGAGATCGATGAGGCGGTGGGGCGTCTCGCAACAGCGCCGCGGCTTTTGGTGTGCACGGATTTTGACGGCACGATCTGCGAGCTCGGCCCAGACGCGTACGCGGTCACACCCGACCCCCGCGCGCTGGCCGCTTTGAGTGCGCTGGCAGGCATGGCGGACACGACGGTCACGGTCCTGTCGGGGCGGCATGTGGAGGGCCTGCGGCAGGTCTGCCCGTTGGAGCCGCCCGTGGTGTTCGTGGGGTCCCACGGTGCGGAATCCAGCGGGCACGTGGCCGCCTTGTCGCCGGAACTTAAGGCACAGCTCGCTGACATCGAACGGCGACTCGAGGCGATCACCAGCGGAAACGAACCGGCTTTCGTCGAGGCCAAGCCCTTCTCCCGCGTCCTCCACGTTGCGGCGCTCGCCGAGGTGGATCCTACGCGCGCGCAGATGCTTATCGACGAAGCCTACGGGCTCTCCCGCGCCCTCCCCGAAGGGGTCAGCGTGACCCCAGGCCACAACATCATGGAGTTTTCCGTGGCGAAGGCGACGAAGGGCAGCTGGCTCGCTGAGGCTAAACGGGCCTACGATTCAGCCGTGTTTGTTGGCGACGACGTGACCGATGAAACCGCTTTCGCCGTCCTTGGCCCTCACGACGTTGGCATTAAGGTGGGGGTCGGCGAGACGGCCGCAGGAATGCGGTTACCTGACGTGGATGCAGTCGCGGCGTTTTTTAGCGCGTTGGCCGCCACCCGAGGTCGCTGA
- the purD gene encoding phosphoribosylamine--glycine ligase — protein MTSVKKVLVIGAGGREHALLEAMKRTSNEADGLELHVAPGNAGMTSIAQRHDVKVDDAAAVVSLAGEIGADLVVIGPEQPLVSGVTDALREAGFAVFGPSQQAAKLEGSKTFAKEIMALAGVRTARAKRVTDPDTVKIELKNFGPHFVVKDDGLAGGKGVVVTDDVREAVHHAKAVIEAGNPVLLETFLDGPEVSLFCLVDGETVVPLLPAQDHKRAYDGDEGPNTGGMGAYTPLPWLPEDGVQRIVDDVVAPVAKQMVKRGTPYSGLLYAGLAWGAQGPAVVEFNARFGDPETQAVLALLDSPLAELLAATANGELAQFMESHGPLRWKEGYAVTVVLAAKDYPASPQSGDPIEGDNLDDPAAVLHAGTALAPGTVRGEGAYVSAGGRVLNVVGTGADLAAAADAAYAEIEKISLPGSFYRRDIARPAIDGKISL, from the coding sequence ATGACTAGCGTTAAAAAGGTTTTAGTGATCGGGGCAGGCGGACGCGAACACGCCTTGCTTGAGGCAATGAAGCGCACGAGCAACGAGGCAGATGGCCTGGAGCTTCACGTCGCGCCCGGAAATGCCGGCATGACGTCGATCGCGCAGCGGCATGACGTCAAGGTCGATGACGCGGCGGCCGTCGTTAGCTTGGCGGGAGAAATTGGGGCGGATCTAGTGGTGATTGGGCCTGAACAACCTCTTGTTTCGGGCGTCACCGATGCACTGCGGGAGGCAGGATTTGCTGTATTCGGCCCCTCCCAGCAAGCAGCGAAGCTGGAAGGTTCAAAGACGTTTGCTAAAGAGATCATGGCGTTGGCGGGAGTGCGCACCGCGCGCGCCAAGCGCGTCACCGACCCGGACACGGTCAAGATTGAGCTGAAGAACTTCGGACCGCACTTCGTGGTGAAAGATGATGGCCTTGCCGGCGGCAAAGGCGTTGTTGTCACCGATGATGTGCGTGAGGCGGTCCACCACGCAAAGGCTGTGATTGAGGCAGGTAATCCGGTTCTTTTGGAAACATTCCTCGATGGTCCGGAGGTGAGCCTGTTCTGCCTCGTTGATGGTGAAACGGTGGTTCCGCTGCTGCCGGCCCAAGACCACAAGCGTGCGTACGACGGGGATGAGGGGCCCAACACCGGCGGTATGGGTGCCTACACGCCGTTGCCCTGGCTTCCGGAAGACGGCGTGCAACGCATCGTTGATGACGTGGTTGCGCCCGTCGCTAAGCAAATGGTGAAGCGTGGAACCCCGTACTCAGGCCTGCTGTACGCGGGCCTGGCATGGGGGGCGCAAGGACCAGCCGTCGTGGAATTCAACGCGCGCTTCGGTGACCCGGAAACCCAAGCGGTGCTCGCGTTGTTGGACTCACCTTTAGCGGAATTGCTGGCAGCCACCGCGAACGGGGAGCTCGCGCAATTCATGGAGTCCCACGGTCCGCTGCGGTGGAAAGAAGGCTACGCCGTCACGGTTGTTCTGGCGGCGAAGGACTACCCGGCATCGCCCCAAAGCGGGGACCCGATCGAGGGGGACAACCTTGATGATCCCGCGGCGGTTCTTCACGCGGGCACCGCACTCGCGCCGGGCACCGTCCGCGGTGAAGGGGCCTACGTTTCCGCTGGTGGCCGCGTCCTCAACGTCGTGGGAACAGGCGCAGACCTAGCTGCCGCCGCGGATGCTGCGTACGCGGAAATTGAAAAGATCAGCCTGCCGGGCTCGTTCTACCGCCGCGATATCGCGCGTCCCGCAATCGATGGAAAGATCAGTTTGTAA
- a CDS encoding sensor histidine kinase → MATFTRVPSKSLASASAKMRLSTRLVIILMIVSGLGLIGTAATVYGLMHRQLYNRVDRNLYEGVSTWALDIDPFRLQYNSGTPSDYLIVRQFPDGRVVNSNSGWSTIPNWSELDLGSTQPQTIGANSSTYSHKNWRVVCWPDSDGSFTILAKDLESERKILRNLAAIESTLAIAVLVAMGVAGTLFVRRALAPLKEVEDTALAIADGDMDRRVPAWPRETEVGALSYAMNTMVTRLQETLEESQEKESQMRRFVGDASHELRTPLTSVRGYTELYRKGMVDDPDMVLSKIDEESARMKLLVEDLLSLTRAEGQRLNVRDVDMLELVLSSVSSAKAAFPERSISVLNETSDVPIVKGDPDRLHQVMLNLMTNAFKHAGESADGEPAEVTITLRRNLDRVMVDVSDNGVGMDPDVAEHIFERFYRADSSRSRSKGGGAGLGLAITKSIVDQHDGSISVTSAVGQGSTFTMSLPEAPAEANVEKAPNGKKKETNGKKGA, encoded by the coding sequence ATGGCTACATTTACCCGGGTTCCTTCGAAATCCCTGGCGTCGGCAAGCGCGAAAATGCGTCTGAGCACGCGCCTAGTGATCATTTTGATGATCGTGTCGGGGCTTGGACTCATTGGTACGGCGGCGACTGTCTACGGGCTGATGCATCGTCAGCTGTATAACCGCGTGGACCGGAATTTGTACGAAGGTGTGAGCACGTGGGCGCTTGACATTGATCCTTTTCGGTTGCAGTACAACTCAGGGACGCCGAGTGACTACTTGATAGTCCGGCAATTCCCCGATGGCCGGGTGGTCAACTCGAATAGCGGGTGGTCCACGATCCCGAACTGGTCCGAACTTGATTTGGGCTCAACGCAGCCGCAGACGATCGGTGCGAATTCGTCCACGTACTCGCATAAGAATTGGCGGGTTGTGTGCTGGCCGGACTCCGACGGGTCGTTCACCATCCTGGCCAAGGACCTTGAGAGTGAGCGCAAGATTTTGCGCAACCTTGCCGCCATTGAATCGACGCTGGCTATAGCAGTGCTTGTGGCGATGGGGGTGGCGGGTACTCTCTTCGTGCGTCGTGCCCTAGCGCCGTTGAAGGAAGTGGAGGACACGGCGCTAGCGATTGCCGACGGGGACATGGACCGGCGCGTCCCGGCCTGGCCGCGTGAAACTGAAGTGGGTGCGCTGTCCTACGCGATGAATACGATGGTCACGCGCTTGCAAGAAACCCTCGAGGAATCCCAGGAAAAAGAAAGCCAGATGCGCCGCTTCGTAGGCGATGCCTCCCACGAATTGCGCACCCCGCTGACCAGCGTGCGTGGGTACACGGAGCTCTACCGCAAGGGCATGGTCGACGACCCCGACATGGTGTTGAGCAAGATCGACGAAGAATCAGCACGCATGAAGTTGCTGGTGGAGGACTTGCTCAGTCTTACCCGCGCTGAAGGGCAACGACTCAACGTGCGCGATGTGGACATGCTTGAACTCGTCCTGTCGTCGGTAAGCTCGGCGAAAGCTGCGTTCCCTGAGCGGTCAATTTCGGTTCTGAACGAGACCAGTGATGTGCCGATAGTTAAAGGTGATCCCGACCGTTTGCACCAAGTGATGCTCAACCTGATGACCAACGCGTTCAAGCACGCGGGCGAATCCGCCGACGGTGAGCCGGCAGAAGTCACTATTACGCTCCGCCGCAACCTCGACCGCGTGATGGTGGACGTGAGCGACAACGGCGTCGGGATGGACCCGGACGTCGCCGAGCACATCTTCGAGCGCTTCTATCGCGCTGACTCTTCGCGTTCACGTTCCAAGGGTGGTGGCGCTGGTTTGGGCCTGGCCATCACAAAGTCGATCGTCGATCAGCATGACGGCTCAATCTCGGTGACATCCGCCGTGGGGCAGGGTTCCACCTTCACCATGTCCCTGCCAGAAGCTCCGGCGGAGGCCAACGTTGAAAAAGCTCCGAATGGGAAGAAGAAGGAGACTAACGGGAAGAAGGGGGCCTAA
- the purB gene encoding adenylosuccinate lyase — translation MNPARPQGVPVKPKVANVLSNRYASPEMALLWSPEHKIVLERQLWIAVMRAQQSLGVDIPDEAIAAYEKVVGDVDLGSIAEREKVTRHDVKARIEEFNALAGHEHIHKGMTSRDLTENVEQLQIYRSLELVRGKSVALLKAIGNRAAEYQELVMAGRSHNVAAQATTLGKRFASAADEILVALERVDDLLNRYPLRGIKGPMGTSQDMLDLMGGDEEKLNQLEGAIAEHLGFSRVFDSVGQIYPRSLDFDAISALVQLGAGPSSLATTIRLMAGNETVTEGFKEGQVGSSAMPHKMNARSCERVGGFHVILRGYLTMVADLSGQQWNEGDVFCSVVRRVALPDAFFAIDGMMETFLTVLKEFGAFPAMINRELDRYLPFLATTRILMASVRAGVGRETAHEVIKEHAVAMALDMRERGAEQNLVDRLAEDDRLPLTKEELEAALADRNAFIGAAESQVSNVLARIDEWVEKYPEAANYTPGDIL, via the coding sequence ATGAATCCCGCACGACCCCAAGGAGTACCCGTGAAGCCAAAAGTCGCCAACGTTTTGTCCAACCGCTACGCCTCCCCGGAGATGGCGCTGCTGTGGAGCCCTGAGCACAAGATCGTGCTCGAGCGCCAGCTGTGGATCGCGGTCATGCGTGCGCAGCAGTCTCTGGGGGTGGACATCCCTGATGAGGCCATCGCGGCGTATGAGAAAGTAGTGGGCGACGTTGATCTTGGCTCCATCGCCGAGCGTGAAAAGGTTACGCGGCACGATGTGAAGGCACGCATTGAAGAGTTCAATGCGCTCGCTGGGCACGAGCACATCCACAAGGGCATGACCAGCCGCGACCTGACGGAAAACGTTGAGCAACTACAGATCTACCGTTCGCTGGAACTCGTACGCGGCAAGTCCGTTGCGTTGCTGAAGGCGATCGGCAACCGCGCCGCGGAATACCAAGAGCTAGTCATGGCTGGGCGCTCCCACAATGTTGCCGCGCAGGCAACAACGTTGGGCAAGCGCTTCGCATCCGCGGCGGATGAGATCCTAGTCGCGCTCGAGCGCGTTGATGATCTGTTGAACCGGTACCCACTACGCGGCATCAAGGGTCCAATGGGTACGTCCCAGGACATGCTTGATCTGATGGGTGGGGACGAAGAGAAGCTCAACCAGCTTGAAGGCGCGATCGCGGAGCACCTCGGGTTTTCACGGGTCTTTGACTCAGTGGGTCAGATTTACCCACGTTCACTAGATTTTGATGCGATCTCTGCTCTGGTTCAGTTGGGCGCTGGCCCGTCGAGCTTGGCTACGACGATCCGTTTGATGGCCGGAAATGAAACCGTCACCGAGGGCTTCAAGGAAGGCCAAGTCGGCTCCTCCGCGATGCCGCACAAGATGAATGCCCGATCCTGCGAGCGCGTCGGCGGTTTCCACGTGATCCTGCGTGGTTACCTCACGATGGTTGCTGATTTGAGCGGGCAGCAGTGGAACGAGGGTGACGTGTTCTGTTCCGTCGTCCGCCGCGTTGCCTTGCCGGATGCCTTCTTTGCTATCGACGGAATGATGGAGACCTTCCTCACCGTCTTAAAGGAATTCGGTGCGTTCCCGGCGATGATTAACCGGGAGCTGGACCGCTACCTGCCGTTCTTGGCCACGACGCGCATCCTCATGGCGTCCGTGCGCGCAGGTGTCGGACGCGAAACCGCCCACGAAGTGATCAAGGAGCACGCGGTGGCAATGGCGCTGGATATGCGCGAGCGCGGCGCGGAGCAGAACCTCGTTGACCGCCTCGCCGAGGACGACCGACTCCCATTAACAAAGGAAGAACTCGAAGCAGCCCTAGCGGACCGCAACGCGTTCATCGGTGCCGCCGAGTCCCAGGTCAGTAACGTGCTTGCGCGTATCGACGAATGGGTAGAAAAATACCCGGAGGCAGCGAACTACACTCCGGGAGACATCCTTTAA
- a CDS encoding S9 family peptidase — MTADFPALPQARKQPMTRSFHGRDFIDDYEWLRDKENPETIAYLEAENAYTAAATAHLDGVRSDIYGEIKARTKETDMSVPVRQGDWWYYSRTEEGKNYSISSRVPVGAGSDPWAPPVVPEDGSPLPDEQILLDVNELADGHEFFSIGASSVSTSGRLLAYSVDTEGDERFTLYFKDLSTGTMLDDEIPGVFYGATWAGEDYVFYTRVDDAWRPHQIWRHRIGTDASQDVLVYQEDDEKFGVGINADRSERYLYILSSSSLTSEYRVTPMDKPEAEFTILWEREPGVEYNVDLAVLGRRPERQEEAPGQEQQEEAPGQEHWVVTHNAFGPNFAIGTCPVPAPREALPPLRELREYVAHDDERRIEGTDCYQDFMVVGYRRGGIGRLAFADLTGGSFGELKELEFDEELYTAGFGGNPEWDAPVVRVVYTSFTQPAQVFDFSPATSELTLLKEQEVLGGYDPADYVATRMWATAEDGTRVPMSVVKRADLDLSSPRPTLLYGYGSYEASTDPGFSVARLSLMDRGMVWVCAHVRGGGEMGRLWYDNGKGLHKRNTFTDFIACADALFDAGVTTPDQLVAEGGSAGGMLMGAVANLAPEKFAGIQAIVPFVDPLTSILMPELPLTVGEWEEWGDPYHDPEIYDYMATYAPYENIEAKDYPNILAITSINDTRVLYVEPAKWIAKLRDTATGGQFLLKTEMAAGHGGVSGRYKKWEQTAFEYAWTLDQAGAV, encoded by the coding sequence ATGACCGCAGACTTTCCCGCACTCCCGCAGGCCCGCAAGCAACCCATGACGCGTAGCTTCCACGGCAGAGACTTCATCGACGACTATGAGTGGCTGCGCGACAAGGAAAACCCAGAGACGATCGCGTATCTAGAGGCCGAAAACGCCTACACGGCGGCGGCGACAGCGCACTTGGACGGCGTGCGCTCAGATATTTACGGGGAAATCAAAGCCCGCACGAAAGAGACGGATATGTCCGTGCCTGTGCGTCAAGGCGACTGGTGGTACTACAGCCGCACGGAGGAAGGCAAAAACTACTCCATTTCCTCTCGCGTTCCCGTGGGCGCCGGATCCGACCCGTGGGCACCGCCTGTCGTTCCGGAAGACGGATCGCCCCTGCCCGATGAGCAAATCCTGCTTGACGTCAACGAACTCGCCGACGGGCATGAGTTCTTCTCCATCGGCGCCTCGTCCGTCTCCACCTCCGGCCGCCTTCTGGCGTACTCCGTCGACACCGAAGGCGATGAGCGATTCACGCTCTACTTCAAGGATCTTTCCACGGGCACAATGCTTGACGACGAAATCCCCGGCGTCTTCTACGGCGCCACCTGGGCGGGGGAAGACTACGTGTTCTACACGCGTGTCGACGACGCCTGGCGACCACACCAGATCTGGCGCCACCGCATCGGCACCGATGCCTCACAGGATGTGCTTGTGTACCAGGAAGACGACGAAAAGTTCGGAGTTGGAATCAACGCTGACCGTTCCGAACGCTATCTATACATCCTCTCTTCGTCTTCACTGACCTCCGAGTACCGCGTCACCCCAATGGACAAACCCGAGGCTGAATTCACAATCCTGTGGGAGCGCGAACCCGGGGTGGAATACAACGTCGACCTTGCCGTTCTGGGCCGACGCCCAGAACGGCAAGAAGAAGCACCCGGCCAAGAACAGCAAGAAGAAGCACCCGGCCAAGAACACTGGGTCGTCACACACAATGCCTTCGGGCCAAACTTCGCGATTGGCACCTGCCCAGTCCCGGCCCCAAGAGAGGCCCTTCCGCCCTTGCGTGAACTGCGTGAGTACGTAGCCCACGATGATGAGCGGCGCATCGAAGGAACCGACTGCTACCAAGACTTCATGGTTGTCGGCTACCGGCGCGGCGGAATCGGTCGTTTAGCGTTCGCGGACCTCACCGGCGGATCATTCGGGGAGCTCAAAGAACTGGAATTTGATGAAGAGCTCTACACAGCCGGCTTCGGCGGCAACCCCGAGTGGGACGCACCGGTCGTGCGCGTGGTCTACACATCATTTACCCAACCCGCGCAGGTGTTTGACTTTTCACCCGCTACGAGCGAACTCACCCTGTTGAAAGAACAAGAAGTTCTCGGCGGATACGATCCAGCGGATTACGTGGCCACCCGCATGTGGGCTACCGCGGAAGATGGGACGCGGGTGCCCATGTCCGTCGTTAAGCGTGCTGATCTTGATCTTTCCTCGCCGCGACCCACGTTGCTGTACGGCTACGGCTCCTATGAAGCCTCGACCGATCCCGGGTTCTCTGTCGCTCGGCTGTCGCTGATGGACCGCGGCATGGTGTGGGTGTGTGCCCACGTGCGCGGCGGCGGCGAAATGGGGCGCCTGTGGTACGACAACGGCAAGGGCCTGCACAAACGCAACACATTCACCGACTTCATCGCGTGCGCTGATGCGCTTTTCGACGCCGGCGTGACCACCCCGGACCAACTCGTCGCCGAGGGAGGATCCGCCGGCGGCATGCTCATGGGTGCCGTAGCAAACCTGGCGCCGGAAAAGTTCGCGGGTATTCAGGCGATCGTTCCGTTTGTGGATCCGCTGACGTCGATCCTGATGCCGGAGCTCCCACTCACCGTCGGCGAGTGGGAAGAATGGGGCGACCCCTACCACGACCCAGAGATCTACGACTACATGGCCACCTACGCTCCCTACGAGAACATCGAGGCCAAGGACTACCCCAACATTCTGGCCATCACCAGCATCAATGACACCCGCGTTCTCTACGTTGAACCCGCGAAGTGGATCGCGAAACTCCGCGACACCGCCACCGGCGGCCAGTTCTTGCTCAAGACCGAGATGGCTGCCGGGCACGGCGGTGTCTCCGGACGCTACAAGAAGTGGGAGCAGACCGCGTTCGAGTACGCCTGGACCCTCGACCAAGCCGGCGCTGTGTAA
- a CDS encoding HIT family protein → MSTVFTKIIDGEIPGRFVYRDDTVAAFLTIEPIAYGHTLVVPVEEIDKWTDADPATWAHMNDVAQKIGKAIIDVFGSARAGYLIAGFEVPHAHIHVFPANDMSGYSLQNIMRADETDAEKMDEAAQKLRAALGVGEDGRAS, encoded by the coding sequence ATGAGCACTGTTTTTACAAAGATCATTGACGGAGAGATCCCCGGACGCTTTGTCTACCGGGATGACACAGTTGCAGCCTTCCTCACTATTGAGCCCATCGCTTATGGCCACACGCTGGTCGTTCCGGTCGAGGAGATTGACAAGTGGACTGACGCCGACCCAGCCACCTGGGCGCACATGAACGATGTCGCGCAAAAGATCGGCAAGGCCATCATCGATGTTTTCGGCTCCGCACGCGCAGGCTACTTGATTGCTGGCTTCGAGGTCCCGCACGCCCACATCCACGTTTTCCCTGCCAACGACATGAGCGGCTACAGCTTGCAGAACATCATGCGTGCTGACGAAACGGATGCGGAGAAAATGGACGAAGCCGCGCAGAAACTCCGCGCGGCACTTGGGGTCGGTGAAGACGGCCGAGCCTCTTAG
- a CDS encoding phosphoribosylaminoimidazolesuccinocarboxamide synthase, giving the protein MRPELSDYKHLSAGKVREIFEIDADHLLMVATDRISAYDFSLEPAIPDKGKILTKTSEFFFDLIDFPNHLAGPLDDERIPEEVLGRAFVVKRLEMVPFECVARGYLTGSGLKEYHATGEVCGIELPEGLEEASKLPEPIFTPATKAEQGNHDENVSYQHVCRHMGKQMADDLREATLKIYTQAADYALSKGIILADTKFEFGIDSNGTLTLADEVLTPDSSRYWPAESYEPGKVQPSFDKQYVRNWLTQKSGWDQSDSTPPPELPGSVVEATRQRYIEAYERLSGKRFC; this is encoded by the coding sequence ATGCGCCCTGAGTTATCAGATTACAAGCATCTTTCTGCAGGTAAAGTCCGCGAAATTTTTGAGATCGACGCCGACCACCTCCTCATGGTTGCCACCGATCGCATCTCCGCGTATGACTTCTCGCTGGAGCCCGCGATCCCAGACAAGGGCAAGATTCTAACGAAAACAAGCGAGTTCTTCTTCGACCTCATTGACTTCCCCAACCACCTCGCTGGCCCGCTTGACGACGAAAGGATTCCCGAAGAAGTCCTGGGCCGAGCATTCGTGGTGAAGCGCCTGGAGATGGTCCCGTTCGAGTGCGTTGCCCGTGGTTACCTCACCGGCTCCGGCCTGAAGGAGTACCATGCGACGGGCGAAGTCTGCGGCATCGAACTGCCCGAAGGTCTTGAGGAGGCATCGAAGCTGCCGGAGCCGATTTTCACCCCTGCGACCAAGGCGGAGCAGGGCAACCACGATGAAAACGTGTCCTACCAGCACGTCTGCCGCCACATGGGCAAGCAGATGGCCGATGATCTGCGCGAAGCGACGCTTAAGATTTACACCCAAGCCGCCGACTACGCGCTGAGCAAGGGAATCATCCTGGCCGATACGAAATTCGAGTTCGGCATCGATTCCAATGGCACGCTCACGCTTGCCGACGAGGTCTTGACCCCGGATTCCTCCCGCTACTGGCCCGCCGAATCCTATGAGCCGGGCAAGGTCCAGCCGAGCTTTGACAAGCAGTACGTGCGCAACTGGTTGACGCAGAAGTCCGGCTGGGACCAGTCCGATTCCACCCCTCCCCCGGAACTGCCCGGCTCCGTAGTCGAGGCCACCCGCCAGCGCTACATCGAAGCGTACGAGCGCCTCAGCGGCAAGCGTTTCTGCTAA